Proteins encoded by one window of Streptomyces sp. NBC_01571:
- a CDS encoding DUF4188 domain-containing protein: protein MSGTRVTAGRTTAAAEGDVVVLLIGMRVNHFWAVHQWVPVFLAMLRMLRGLEKEPGRGLLGRILLTASPRTYYVVQYWESKDKLYAYASAPDMFHHQAWAIINRKERAGELRQHVGLWHETYVVPEGSYESIYADMPPFGLAAAHGVLPVEKRGRRGADRFAHRSPRAEAGAEAGAEAGGGAG, encoded by the coding sequence ATGTCCGGCACCCGCGTGACCGCAGGCCGTACCACCGCAGCCGCCGAGGGGGACGTGGTCGTCCTGCTGATCGGTATGCGCGTCAACCACTTCTGGGCGGTGCACCAGTGGGTACCGGTGTTCCTCGCCATGCTGCGCATGCTGCGGGGCCTGGAGAAGGAGCCCGGCCGAGGCCTCCTCGGCCGCATCCTGCTGACGGCGTCGCCGCGGACGTACTACGTCGTCCAGTACTGGGAGTCCAAGGACAAGCTCTACGCGTACGCGTCGGCGCCCGACATGTTCCATCACCAGGCGTGGGCGATCATCAACCGCAAGGAGCGGGCGGGCGAGCTCCGGCAGCACGTGGGGCTCTGGCACGAGACGTACGTCGTGCCGGAGGGGTCGTACGAGTCGATCTACGCGGACATGCCGCCCTTCGGACTGGCCGCCGCGCACGGGGTCCTGCCGGTGGAGAAGCGGGGACGGCGGGGGGCCGACCGGTTCGCGCACCGGTCGCCCCGGGCCGAGGCGGGAGCGGAAGCGGGAGCGGAGGCCGGGGGAGGGGCGGGCTGA
- a CDS encoding MerR family transcriptional regulator yields MRLAELSERSGVSTATIKYYLREGLLTPGRQVNATTADYDESHLRRLRLVRALIQVGRVPVATAREVLGHVDDESLGTTIRLGAALWALPQEPEPDDQDPAVRSARREVDRLLADLGWETARELAPLSPVHRSLVAAVATLIRLGYSWDAELLTPYAELMRQVAVRDLDYLETHTSDAERVETAVASAVLFEPVLRALHRLAQEQESARRYGIE; encoded by the coding sequence ATGCGGCTTGCGGAGTTGAGCGAGCGGAGCGGAGTGTCCACCGCGACGATCAAGTACTACCTGCGGGAAGGGCTGTTGACTCCCGGGCGCCAGGTCAACGCGACGACGGCGGACTACGACGAGAGTCATCTGCGCCGGCTGCGGCTGGTGCGGGCGCTGATCCAGGTGGGCCGGGTGCCGGTGGCCACGGCCAGGGAGGTCCTCGGGCACGTCGACGACGAGTCCCTGGGCACGACGATCCGGCTGGGGGCGGCACTGTGGGCGCTGCCGCAGGAGCCCGAGCCGGACGACCAGGACCCGGCCGTCCGGTCCGCGCGCCGCGAGGTGGACCGGCTGCTGGCGGACCTGGGCTGGGAGACCGCGCGGGAACTCGCCCCGCTCTCCCCCGTGCACCGCTCGCTGGTGGCGGCGGTGGCCACGCTGATCCGGCTCGGCTACTCCTGGGATGCCGAACTCCTCACGCCGTACGCGGAGTTGATGCGTCAGGTGGCCGTGCGGGACCTGGACTACCTGGAGACGCACACGTCCGACGCTGAGCGGGTGGAGACCGCGGTCGCCTCGGCCGTGCTCTTCGAGCCGGTGCTGCGGGCGCTGCACCGGCTGGCGCAGGAGCAGGAGTCGGCGCGGCGGTACGGCATCGAGTGA